The sequence aaaattactcactaatttggtcaacaattgtaggccattttctaaaaattactcactaatttggtgggtcacactcaattaaaacataacaatccccttcttaatctccgtgcccaaaaaaaagtggccacttttattgggacggagggagtacgttTTTTCTACTAGTTGGTTCAAAATACAAGTATTTTGCCAGCATTCTGGCTCCCAAGTCAGCTTCAACAATAGATGTCAACTACTATTAAAGAATAATTATTAAACGAAAGAATGCATGTGGGGTGAAAGTGGAAGTTGACATTCATTAATCATTCAACAGCCTTAACAGGAGTCCAAAGTTTTTTTAGGCCCGTAACTTTGGATGTTTTGCAAATATAggacaattttttttggacTTGTAATTATaggacaaattttcaaaaattcggCATAAATAGGACAAATTGAGCCCGAAAAATCAAATTGTCCTTCAATTGCAAGCCCGAAAAATTTTGTCCTGTATTtgcaaaatgaccaaaattaCGGACCTAAAAAAACGGGAGAGAAgatagattttttaaaatttttaacctTTAAatgaatataacttttacaattcaaatcaaatatttacataaaatatgtcaaattaaagctcttattgtgatctttaatttgatatgcatattacatattttataattagtcgaattttacaattttagaaagaaataaaataaaataattaaaagataaaaaaaataaaaaaaaatatacagtttataaataaaccttgaattttattataactccaAATTCCccactcaaattgaaatcttGTCTTTTTAAgggttattttatttcttttttcttcccctatattttcttttcttgcgTGGCAAAATTTAATATCTTGTCACtccaaaattgccactcaaaatatttaatatgcatatcaaaataaagatcacaataagagatttaatttgatatattttgtgtaaatatttgatttgaaatgtaaaagttatatttatttaaagattaaaattttaaaaaaatctttcttctctctcttttttaagGACAGtaattttggtcattttgcaAATGTAGGACAAAAATATTTGGGCTTACAATTGTCCTGCAATTGATTACTTATgctcaatttttgaaaatttatccTACAATTGCAAGCCCGAAAAAATTTGTCCTACATTTGTAAAACAGTCAAAGTTATGGGCCTAAAAAAACTTTGGGCTCGCCTTAACAATATTTAaatgggtaattttaaacatagcCTCCAATTTTATCACTATAGCCACTTAtttaaagaaataataaaaataattataattatactattatacccttataacctccatttaaaatttataataaattaatctgAAAGAATAATATGTACAATATTTTCACAAATAATCATATAACCCCATCCTTATCTaatattaatgatattaataaataactttaataaCTCCATTAACATAGCctccaactaaaaaaaaacgTGATTGTTGCAAAAGAAACTCCACACATGAAGAAGAAAGTAAGAACAAAGTTAAATTTTATCTCATTTCCCTAATTAAAACCCCAGGTTCTTTCTGCATAAAGCTGTGATGAAGGAACACAAAATTAAACGAAGAAGTCACCAAAAGGTGTTAAAGGCACtgaactttagagagagaagctAAAGAGCTTGAATTCATTTCTATCTTGAAAAACTAAAGACTGATTACATTGTGAAGAGAATAGCCTATTTATACAACTTACAACAGTGGCAGTTATAACTATTGCATAACAGCTGTATAACAACTATCTAAAGATATAGTGACGTGGCAGAGGCTGGATCCTTAGCTTTGAGTTGCATACTTCAATACACCCCCATTGAGACCTGGCCAGGAGTTACGGCAACAGATTCAGTTTATCACGAAGTGCACAGAACCTAGTGTCAGCCAATGGCTTGGTGAGGAGGTCAGCAATCTGATCATTGGAAGGCACATAACCTACTTCAATTGTTCCATCCTTTATCTTATCACGGATATAATGAATGTCAACTTCGATGTGCTTAGTTCTCGTGTGAAAAACCGGGTTGCCAGCCAAGGCAAGGGCACTGATGTTGTCACACCACAACTTGGATGGAGACTGCAAAGTAAGCCCAAGTTCGCTGCACAAAGCATGCAACCATACAATATCAGTCGTGGCATTGGCCAGGCTTCGGTATTCCGACTCCGCACTACTTCGACTGACTACATCCTGCTTTTTAGCTGACCAAGTGATAAGATTAGACCCCAAATAGATGCAGTGACCACCTGTTGAGCGACGATCATCCACTGAGCCCGCCCAGTCCGCATCAGAGTAACCTATAATCTGAGAGGTAGCAGATGGCTTAAATGATAGACGAAGTGAGGCTGTACCCTTTAAGTACCTGAGTAGCCTCTTGCAGGCAGTCCAATGGAGAGTGGTGGGAGCAGCCAAGAACTGACTAAGCTTATTTACCGAGTAAGCTATATCAGGTCTTGTAATGGTAAGATATTGTAAAGCTCCAACAGTGCTGCGATACATAGTTGGATCATCAAACAAAACACCACCTTCTTTAGATAACTTGGTAGCAGGTGTCATAGGTGTTGCACATGGTTTGCAGTCCACCATCTTTGTTTTAGTAAGAAGTTCTTGGATATATTTGTGTTGGCACAGGAGATAAGCATCAGCATCACGAAGAACCTCAATACCCAAAAAATAATTGACACCACCAAGGTTTTTCACTGAAAACTTTTGATGAAGATGATTGATAACTGAATTTACTAGAGCAGAATCATGACCAGTAATGAGGATATCATCCACGTAGACAAGTATAAGAGTAAGAGCTTGAATTCATTTCTATCTTGAAAAACTAAAGACTGATTACATTGTGAAGAGAATAGCCTATTTATACAACTTACAACAGTGGCAGTTATAACTATTGCATAACAGCTGTATAACAACTATCTAAAGATATAGTGACGTGGCAGAGGCTGGATCCTTAGCTTTGAGTTGCATACTTCAATAAAAGGCAAAGTAACAAACAAATTGAGAAAGGAAACCTCATTGATTTATTTGGTGGCTTCTACGCTTATCTGGAAATATGGCCTTAAAAACCTTGGGATTATCCTCCAAATAATCATCAAATGAAGCCAGTgcatttcaaaattcaaaattcatcaAACGAatagagtgagagtgagagtgagagtgagagagagaagcaGGTGCGTTTAGCCCAGAAATTTCAGAGAGGGGACGTCAGTCGAAATTTTTGAAGAGTGAGTAGATGGATTGATTACTTGAGCTTGTATCATCAACAGCCTCAGCTGTTTAGCAACAACGTATTGGCATTTGTATTCAGTCTATAGCATAtgttctactctttttttttttttgcattaatCTGTACAGCAACTTTTCATTAATGGATTCTTCATTTTTGATTTTGGAGTTTGAGTTGATTAGTTGAGATTCGTTGAAATGTACTTATTAAgtttttcataaatttattataaattttaaatggggctataggggtaaaatagtatattaataattatttttattattttttaaaaataagaggCTATAATGATAAAATTGGAGGCTGTGTTTAAAATCACCCTATTTAAATATCTTTCAAACTTGTTTTTTATCCCTACAAAATTTTATGCGTGAAACAATAAGTCAACACTTCAGCTGGCTCGATTTAAGCTCGTgatgttattattttattagtggttgtTAAATATGCACATTATTTGGCTTCTTCAACTGGAAAATTCAAAATCCCTAATTCTACTCAaacgaaattcaaaattcaCATTAAACACCGCCGGATTCTGCAGCGCCGCACATTAGTTGATCCGTCACCGGCAGCCCAGGTATGTTATCTTAACTCAGGTTTACTCAATCCAATACAAATTTACAATTCTTGCTTATTTGCTATTGTCAAATTGGAATCAAAATTAGTTGTATCAATTGAAAATGTTTAACTGTTTaatgtttgtgtttgtgttgaaCTGTTTAATTGTGTTTGTTTTGAAGGATGAATAATCCTTTCCCATTATCTAATGAATGGAGGGGAAACGTGTTATCAATTGGGTTATTTTCAAACTGTTCAGTTTGTGTTTGGGCATTtgaaactcaatttttttttcgatttttcaaTTAATTGTATACCTACGTTGTTCTTTTTCCcgtatgaaaaatatataatatgcaaCATTCTTGTTTTATAGagtttaatttcaattttagttGATGACTTTTCAATTTCAATCTACTAATCAAAACACACGCTGGTGAAGTTGAGGAAAAAGGAGAACTGAGTAGGAAAGATGAGAAGAAACACAAGTAGTTAATTTTATTCTACTTAGAGTTGATCGTTTTAAAATTCACATGATTATGATGTTCTTATATAGAGTCAGATTTCTGAAGTGAATTctttcaatccaaaatcatttTTCTTCTATACTAATAAGGAGCTGCCCGAGAAAAATATTCCACCCTGCTAggagaaaattttccatcatagtaaacatatgaaaatgatgaaaaattggtgaatatatacttttttttcactCTTAGAGTCAAATTTTTGAAATCTTTCCCTTGAGTAAATTCtattaaatccaaaatcatttttttctatGCTAATAATTTATCGATTTGTTGGAATTTGTTATTTCCTAGCTACTAATGCTGTTAAATTGCCTATTATGATAGTTAATTTGTTCCAAGCAGAAGTATGTCGGAGGCGCTCCTCTTATCGGTGATACAGAAGCTGGACATTAATTATCGAGAGCACGAAACAAATGAGGAAATGAGAAGGGTAATCAAAGAGGTGAGAGAGATTCTGGATATTGTGAGGGATAAGAAATTGGAAGAGGGGAGAACCCTAAATTTTTTGGTATCTGACCTTGTCGACGTAGCTGACTATGCCCTCCACCTTTCCAAGAAACGCAATACCGTTTATATGTACTATGAGTCCATCCATAGTTGGATTGGAGAGATCAAAAAGCAGATGCTTAAACTGGGAGATGATGGGGCGGAGATGAGATCATTAGAAAATGTTGATGATGATGTAGATGTGGTGGGCTTGGGGGAAGATGTGGAAATGCTTGCTTCGCACAAAGATTATTGGTGGGAAAGGATACAACAGTTGGATTGTTCTTATCAAAGGGATGAGTGGTATTGGAAAGACAGCTCTTGCGAGAAAGATATACAACCATCCAACCATCATTCAGCACTTCGAGCCTCGTGCTTGGGTATCTAATTCTGCTCACTTCACTATTAAAGAGCTACTTATCAAACTAATACAACAGGTAGAAGATCCTCAGAATCTCCATTCATCTTCCTTATTGGAGAATATGGACAACGAGAGTCTCCGAGATATGCTTTATCAACACTTGAAAGGAACACGATATTTTGTAGTTCTCGACGACGTACCCAAACAGATGCACTTGAAGTCTTTCTTGCAAATTCTTCCAGAAggatgtatgtatatataatcaTAATTCTGCTTATGATCTAGTCGTGTTAagtttttattaagtttttaaCATATACTTTAACATAAGTCCTGGTTCAAAATATTAagtttttataattaaattttgaagtctCATAAATAAATTCCAAATATTATTAGAGTCCAATggctttttttattaaaaaaaaaatacatatctAACAATATAAATTTCCAGACTCAGTAGCCTTCTGACTCTTCCTTTTTGTATTGTTCTTATCTAAGCAGGGAATGGAAGTAGATTGCTGCTCACAAGTCACATGATGCATGTCGACATATATGTACGCGATGAAAATGTTCATCAGATGAAACCTTTGGATGCTGAGAAGAGCTGGCAATTGTTTTTGAAAACAATAAACCATGGGAATAGGTTGACAGGTGAGCACAAATTCCCGAAGTCCTTGGAGCATATGGGAAAACAAATGTTGAGAAAATGTGACGGTCTGCCATTAGCTATAAAAGAGGTGGGAAAGCAGTTAGCAGAAAAGAAAGTCTCAGAGGGGATTGAATGGGAACAACTTCTTGAATCAGTTGATTTTGGTTCAATGCTCAAGTTATTGGAACCATTTTATCTTCAATTGGATCCCAAGCTGGAGTCGTGTTTCTTGTGTATGGCCTTCTTTAAGGAAAGCACAACTTTGAGGAAAGAAAAGTTGAAACAGATATGGGTTGCAGGAGGAGTAGTGGATTCAGCATATAAATGTAAATCATATTTAGATGGTTTAATCAATGAATCTGTTATTGATGTCAAGGAAAAGAGCACGGAGTATCGAATGAATGCTCTGCTACACATGCTATCCATCCAAAAGCAGAGGAAAAACTAGGTTTTGAGATCCTCAGGAATAATGGAAATAATAGGCCCTCTGAGAGTCCTTGTCAACATCGTGTTATCATTTGTAGCAGAGAGAAGTTCAACTACTCGACGGATCAAGATAAACATCTTGTTTCTCTCATCTTCCATGGAGGTGGCTACTTTGACACTAGTCTGTCCTACTGGAAGAGCTTTGAACTACTTAAGATACTTGACTTGGAAGATTTTGGGTTGAAGATTATACCGGAAACTATCGTCACATTTATGGAATTAAGATACTTGGGGTTGAGAAATAATTACATGAAAGAGCTGCCACAGTCCCTGGGGTGCTTGAAAAAGCTTGAGGTTCTTGACATAGCTCAGAACTTTATGGTGGAGGTTCCAGATATTATATGGAAAATATATAAGCTTCGCCACCTCTACATGTCAGATGTGATTTGCCAAAAGCCTTTGAAGATAGACGACCTACAGCATCTGGAGACCTTAACTTACATCTCAGTTGATAATTGGACATATGGTCTCTCGCGCTTAAGACTGTTATTTCGTCTTAAGAAATTGGGCATAGAAGGATTGGATGGAAACTCAGATGTGAGCAAGATGATGACATCATTGGCTGACTTGAAGAAGCTTAAACACCTAATCTTAAGAGGGTATCGTTTCAGAAGCATGCCTTGTTTGGACGAGCTTCGTATTCTACAAAGTGTTCGTACACTCAAATTGGATGGACTCCTTGCCAGGTTACCAACTAATCTCCCTCCAAATATTAGATACTTGACGTTAGTTAATAGCTATCTTGATGAAGACCCCATGCCACTACTAGCGAAGTTAAAGACACTAGAGTACCTCAAATTGCGGAATGCATACGTTGGTTTAGAAATGGTGATTTTGGATAATGAATTCCCTGGTCTCGAAGTCTTGTGTATCGAAGAGTTGTGGAATCTAAGAAATGTACAATGTGGAAAAGATGCAATGTATTGGCTCAAGAAATTAGAAATCCAGGATTGTCCATATCTGGATACCCTCCCGAAAGCGATTGGGTTGATGAACCATCTGAAGGAGTTAAAGATGGTGACAACCAAAAGCATTGCAACAAAGATGAGGAATTCAGACTTGATCTCCGATATAAGTATTGTGAATATCAATTCTTAAATACAGTTATCTGCATTATTGATACATTTTGCTTGTTGGCATTAATTTGAATATTCTCTAGTTTTTCTTCCTATTTTTTCCCCTCTGTTCTTGTGTTTGTAAATGACATTTAGCTGCGACAATTATGGTCAGCGTTTGAATCATTGTTTCATTCTCACCCCATAGCCATTGTCTTATTCTCACTGCAAAAAAGTACATCAGTTTTGTGACGCTTGTGCTATTGGAAATATACGTAcattaagggtgcgttctctttggttgtaaatttatcatgagaaaatgaaggataaacaaaatttcaccattttaattcttcctttcttttttcatttttctacttgacccttactcatttctcatttacactacaaatgagagataatattatcacacaatttttggagggataatattattcctcctttgtagtgtaaatgaggaatgagcaagggtcaagtaggaaatgtaagaaaataaaagaaggaTTTAAAgtatgaaattttgtttatccttcattttctcatgataaatttacaaccaaagagaacgcaccctaattAGTTTCATTTTCATTCTATCAAATATTAATGAATGTGTAGAATGTTGATTATGCTGCCCCCTCGGGTTTTGTTGTTGGCTCTTTTGTGCTTGAGCTGTGTTTCTTCCGGCTTACGGGGACGACTCGCCGATGGGTTTTGGTTTGGCCGTAATCTGTGGCGGCGAATTTCCCGTCCCCCTGAACTGTGgttttgttttttggtttttcGTTAGGTAGTGTTGCGCCTTACATTggtcccttgctgtactgcttTTCGTTACACCGGTTTTGTAacaacttttctttctttcttttcaataaaattttcatttcagcAGTAGAATGTTGATTATAATGATATTATTTGAAAAGGCAGCCTCTTTACACACCATAAGCATGCCCATAGCTGACCATATGCTCAAATGCGTTGCTGCATAGGGTCCCAAATTTTTGGGGATCTAGACCCagtttatttttggtaaaaattacaattttcacctgaactttcaattaaggtaaaaaatacacaaacttatATTTTCGTTGTAATTTTTACCTGAGTTTTACAACTAAAGTAAATGCATCCTAAGTAATCTTTTCACATGTAGCATTTCCTAATCAAGTTGCCAAGTTGGACAGCCATTGCTTGCGAAGATTCAATATttaagaagtaaaataaaaaataatatgtttTGGTCCTAAGATCGATATTTACTTGTTTCTTACAATCAGAAACAATTAGTCAACATCTTGTTTCTTGAGAAAAGCATGCAGGATGCATGTGGGGTGAACGTGCAAACGTGCATCCTggagtaataaatttattataataatatatagaaAGATTTCAACTGTCTAAGCCACCAACTACTGCTTTTATATTTTCCATTGTAACAGAAGACTTTTGGAATCCTATTTCAGAAAAACGAAAGCAGAGAAGCTAAGGAAAATGGAGGATTGATTCGGAAAGTAGATCAAGCTATTGTGGTTAGTTGAAGTGGAAAATTAGTGGGATTAATGTGACTCGCTGAAGT comes from Salvia miltiorrhiza cultivar Shanhuang (shh) chromosome 3, IMPLAD_Smil_shh, whole genome shotgun sequence and encodes:
- the LOC131018308 gene encoding secreted RxLR effector protein 161-like produces the protein MVDCKPCATPMTPATKLSKEGGVLFDDPTMYRSTVGALQYLTITRPDIAYSVNKLSQFLAAPTTLHWTACKRLLRYLKGTASLRLSFKPSATSQIIGYSDADWAGSVDDRRSTGGHCIYLGSNLITWSAKKQDVVSRSSAESEYRSLANATTDIVWLHALCSELGLTLQSPSKLWCDNISALALAGNPVFHTRTKHIEVDIHYIRDKIKDGTIEVGYVPSNDQIADLLTKPLADTRFCALRDKLNLLP
- the LOC131017584 gene encoding disease resistance RPP8-like protein 3 isoform X1, with product MWWAWGKMWKCLLRTKIIGGKGYNSWIVLIKGMSGIGKTALARKIYNHPTIIQHFEPRAWVSNSAHFTIKELLIKLIQQVEDPQNLHSSSLLENMDNESLRDMLYQHLKGTRYFVVLDDVPKQMHLKSFLQILPEGSGNGSRLLLTSHMMHVDIYVRDENVHQMKPLDAEKSWQLFLKTINHGNRLTGEHKFPKSLEHMGKQMLRKCDGLPLAIKEVGKQLAEKKVSEGIEWEQLLESVDFGSMLKLLEPFYLQLDPKLESCFLCMAFFKESTTLRKEKLKQIWVAGGVVDSAYKCKSYLDGLINESVIDVKEKSTEYRMNALLHMLSIQKQRKN
- the LOC131017584 gene encoding disease resistance RPP8-like protein 3 isoform X2, whose product is MWWAWGKMWKCLLRTKIIGGKGYNSWIVLIKGMSGIGKTALARKIYNHPTIIQHFEPRAWVSNSAHFTIKELLIKLIQQVEDPQNLHSSSLLENMDNESLRDMLYQHLKGTRYFVVLDDVPKQMHLKSFLQILPEGWNGSRLLLTSHMMHVDIYVRDENVHQMKPLDAEKSWQLFLKTINHGNRLTGEHKFPKSLEHMGKQMLRKCDGLPLAIKEVGKQLAEKKVSEGIEWEQLLESVDFGSMLKLLEPFYLQLDPKLESCFLCMAFFKESTTLRKEKLKQIWVAGGVVDSAYKCKSYLDGLINESVIDVKEKSTEYRMNALLHMLSIQKQRKN